The DNA region GGTGGGCAGCTTCCTGGTGTTCAAGGTGGCCTTTCACCAGTTCCAGCCGCATGCCTTCAACCTGGCGCGATTCACCCTGATGATCCCGCTCGCGTTCGCCACGCTGTGGTTCTCGGAGGGCGACCTGCGGCTGCGGCGGTCCGACTTGCGGCCGATGATCGTCTCCGGGCTGCTAGGCTTCGGCATCTACCAGTCGCTGTTCATCTCCGGCCTCGCGCGCACGCAGGCGTCCAACATGGCCTTGCTGCTCTCCATGACGCCGGTGTTTTCGGCGCTGATCTTGGCGCTGTTTCGGCTGGAGACGGTGACGCGCGGGCAGTGGGCGGGTATTGCCATCTCCATGGCGGGTGTCGCGCTTTTCATCACCAAGGGCGGCTCGCTCGGGCAGGCGAGGCTCGGTCCCGGCGACCTGATGGCGCTCGGCAGCTCGGCGTGTTTCGCAGCGTACGGCATCCTGAATAAGCCGTTGCTGGAACGGATGACCCCGGTGCGGTTGATGGCGTACGGGCTACTCATCGGCATCGTCCCGCTCATTCCCGTGTCGCTGCCGGACGTAATGCGGCAGGATTGGGCCGCGATTGACACGTCCGGGTGGCTGCTGCTCGCGTATGCGACGGTGTTCCCCGTGTATCTGGCCTACATGCTGTGGAACTGGGCCATCGCACGGCACGGCGTGATCCGAACCGCGCCCGTAAGCTACCTGGTGCCCGTGTTCACCGGCCTTGCGGCTTGGCTCTTCTTGGGAGAGCGGCTTACCGCAGTGCAGGTGCTCGCCGGAGCGGTGGTGCTGGCGGGGGTGGGCCTCACGCGCTCGTCGCCGAGTTCGCTAGCTCCGGTGGAGGAGTGAAAGCCAAACGGCCATGTCTCGTAGCACGAGAGTTTGCTATGTGAACTATGATAGTCTAGCTGGTGCTTTCTTTTAGCAGAACCCATGAAACCTCTTGACAACCAGCGAGAATGCCCGTATCATCAGGGGGCCGCAGACGTCAATATGGCGTTGGAGGTGGAGATTGCGCTGTTACTGGGTTCCGGCCTCGATCTTGGCGCTGAGCCCGCTGCTCGGGTGGGCGCAGGGCGCGATGATAGAGCCACTTCCGTATCCGTTCGCTGCGCTGGATTGGAGCGCGGAGAGCGGGCGTGAGGAAGCCGAGATGTGGCTGCGCGTCTCAGGCCTTCCCCCGATTGACGTTCGCTGTACTCCACTCAGCTTTGAATGGACCTTCCAGGGCTGTGGGGCGCACCTCGCGGACCCCGAGCATCATCCGCCGGGTGCGGAGCTTTACCTGCGGTTCACCAGTCCTGGCGTTTGCCACGTCTCTGTGGATGTGTCGGAGAACGGATCGGAAGGATGTACGCGGACTTGGCATGCCGAAGCCGATGTCTATGTACTGGGCGGGCCCATCAGTGTGCAGATTAGGGATCACCCCCAGCACTACGATATCCATCAGGACAGCACGACATGTTGGTATCTATCATACTACGGCTACAACGTTGGCTACCTCGTCCCGCGCAAGAGGTCAGAGCAGGCGACCAGCGAGGCTTGGATATCAGCCGACCGTGCAGCCCAACAACCCCCGGGAACCCGTTTTCGCTGGACCGTCACGCATCCTGGTGTTTTCACCTCTAACCCCGCCCTAAACGGTACGACCCAAGCCACCAGCATCACGATCAAGGCGAACGGCCCGAGCAACCCGGGCCAGATCCAGGTTCGCCTGGAATACGAGTTGGACATCCCCGGCTGGGGCACGGCCGTGGTGCCGGACGACACGGACAACGTGCCGAGGCCACCCCACAACGTCCCGTCTTCGAACTACAGACGCTTCACGGGCCACAAGCCGATCCGCGTCGAGTTGGCCGAGATGGTGGTGAACCCGATCAACACGATATCGGTAATCGGCCCTCCGGAATGGGTATACCAGGACGACTACTACTACACGCTCTTCGATCAGCTCTCGGCTGCGATGAGAGGCGTGTGGGTGCAAGAGCGTTTCCCCGACGGTGTTCCCACGCATTACAATGACGGGAGGCTCCTGCCTCAGCCGTTCCTGTGGAACGGTGCCACCGGTTCCTACTGGATCACCCTGATTAACAACGCTCAGAACCCAACTCGGCCTTTCGGCACATTCGGACCCGACCACATCATACTAGCCGATACTAGGGAATGGCCCTCTGATGGACCGCCAGGGCTCGGTCCGCTCCGGCACGAGTATTGGGCGGGAACCAAGGGCGCCTTTGCCAACGATGGGGGATGCAAGGTCGGTGAGTTCCAGATGAGCATGTGGACCGACGCGACGGCTCACTGGTGATAGTGAGAGACTGGAGTTCATGGGATGCTGAACCTCATACCATGGTCGATACTTCTGGTGGCGCAGACGTCCGACGGAGGACGCGGCGCCTTCACTGACGGCGTGTTGGGCCTATGGTGTCTGGCCGACGCGGTGGCTTACGTTCGGCCCAGGCCCGCCGAAGCGACCACGATTCGGCTCGATGTCGTGGACACCCGAGGCTCACTCCTAACAGACGAGAATGGTAACCTGTTGGCGAAGCGAGCGGACGGGAGTATTCTGATCGAGAATCGCGCATTCCGTCTTGTGCCGTGCGACGTCCTCAGGGTTGCCAAGGGTCAGCTACCGGAGCGCATCGCTGTTCTGCTTTGGCCACCACCGCCAAAGGGAGACGCTGCGATACTGCCGAGCTCGCCGGAAGGGCGGGCGGTGTTGGCGTTTCTCAAGCGACCCGACAGCCGCGGCTACCTTCTTCTGGATAGCATCTCGCCGGGAGTGTTCTTCTACGAGGTGCGGCCTCCGGACGGCGGGCCGACGGTAGTCGGTCCGCTGGACCTGGTAAGCCCCCTGTCCTTCTGGCCAGTCGGGTGGCCAGTTGCTGAGTGCCACGAGCAGCTGGCATTCCGTGGCCTGGTGAATGGCGTTGCCTCCACGCTCGTGCTTCCCGAGCATGCGTCCCGAGCGAGTGGACTCGAGCTGCTGGCATGGGCTGCACCAGCCCGGCTTCGCTTGAGTTGGCCGTTCATCCCCACTCCGGATGTTGGACTGTCCCAGGTTGGAGGAGACTATGAAGCGTGGTTCCGTAGGACCATCTACCCCGCTGTTCTGAGTCGCACACAGTCTGGTGACGACCAAGAGGCTGCACTTGCCCTAAGCGTGCTCTTGTACAACGATGACTGGCAGTACATGGAGCAGTTCGCTGACCGCGTCGTTGCGCTGACTGAGAAGTCCGAGTCGGTAGCCACCGACGTGATCGGGTGGCTCAGACGAGCGCCGGACCCGGACGTCGCCTACAAGAAGCTGTTGCAATCCAAGCATCCTTTAGTCCTGGTTCAAACCCTGGAGGAAATCACCCGGGGCAAGCGGGTCGCATGTCGTGCCGCAGTAAAGGGTGTTTTGGGGCACACCAGCGCTCGCGTGCTCTTCCGAGCGATGCATGCACTCTCGATCCTGGATAATGACCCCGACCACGATCCAGGATCGGGCGGGGTTGTCGCCAAGATCGATCCGGGCTCGCGTGCCGCGGAGCTCCTGGAATACTGGCGCAACAAACCCTAACGGCCGCCCGAGCAGGCATCCGGCGGTTGGGGCCGGTGGTGGGCTGGGACTAGCCACGGACAGGGTTGCGTACATACGCTATCTCCGCGGCAGCCAGACCTCCATCTCACCCGGCTCGCGGTTGTCCCACAGACAGTACGGGACCAGCGTGAGCCTCTTCGGTGTCTGCGGAGGTACCTCCGGTGAGTACAGCTTTCCCTCCCACGCCGATGGGGGCACGACTACGCCATCCACATCTAACAGGTGCACGCCGCCGAGCACCTCACCTCGGCGCGCCTCGACCTTCGGCTCCACCTTGACGAATGGCAGACCGGGCCCGTTGTCTACCTGCTCGGCGCAGTACACGATAGGTCCCATACGAAAAGCCACGCGTCCGGTGTCGGCACGAACGAGCGGGTTGGCATACACGGGTTCCGGCGTCATGCCGAAGTCCACTTCTACGCTGTCACTGTTCGACCACACGCGTCGCATGGTGGCATACCCATCGGACACGTGCCACCCGCCGGCGCGCAGCGACTCGGCGTTGCAGGACCACGCCGGAATGCGCAGATGCAAGCCGAGCTCCGCCGGCCCATCGCACTGCACGCTGAGTTTCACCCTGCCGTTCCATGGGTATTCCGTTTCCTGTCGCAAAACTACCTTGCGGCCACCGATTTCCACCTGCACCGACCCTGCTATGTACAGTGCCACCCACACCTCGTCACCGGAAACCGCGTAGGCATACGAGCCGAGCGATGCGAGGAGACGCGCGATGTTGGGTGGACAGCACGCACACCCGAACCATTCTTGTCGGTGGTGCGTACCACTCGACGCTAGTGGGTTTTCGTAAAAGTACTTCGTGCCGTCCAGCGAGATGCCGGAAAGGAAACCGTTGTACAGCGCCAGCTCCATCACGTCGGCGTATTCCGACTTGCCTTCGATCAGCCACATGCGATGCGCCCATAGAATCAGCGCAATGGCCGCGCAGGTCTCTGCGTAGGCAGTCTCGTTCGGCAGGTCGTAGTCCCGTGTGAAGCCTTCATTCGATGCGGAGGGACCTACCCCACCTGTCACGTACATACGCTTCTTGGTTAGGTTGTCCCACAGACGGTGTAGAGCTGTTAGCAGTGTCTCGTCCTTCGTCCAGTCGTACAGGTCTGCCATGCCGGAGAACAGATAGAGCGCGCGAACTGCGTGACCTACCACCTCGCTCTGCTCGCGCACGGGCAAGTGGTCTTGGGTGTAGCCGCCGTCGTACTCCCCGCGCTTGAACCACAACCCCGCCCAATCCACGATGTTTCGTGGTGCGTTGGGGTCGCGAAGCTCTGCCTCGAAGGGCGACGGGCGACTGCCTCGCGCATCTATGAAGAACTGCGCGAGCTCGCGGTACTTGTCGTCTCCCGTGGCACGCGCCAGGCGAAACAGCGCGAGCTCGATCTCCGGGTGGCCGCAATAACCGAGCCGCTTGCCGGGACCGAAGATGGAAGCGATGTGGTCGGCGTTCTTCACGGCGATATCCAAGAGGCGCCTGCTTCCCGTCGCTTCGTAGTGCGCTACGGCCGCCTCGAACAGGTGCCCCGCGCAGTACAGCTCGTGGTTCATCGAAAGGTTCTGCCACTTCTGCTCGGGGTGCTCCACGGTGAAGTAGGAGTTCAGATAGCCGTCGGCCTCTTGCGCCGCCTCGAACGCCTCGATGCTCTCGTTTACGGCGGCTTCGAGCTTGGGGTCCGGATGCGTGGCAAGCGAGTAGGCGGCTCCCTCGAGCCACTTGTACACATCCGAGTCGTTGAACCGATAGCCCTCGAAGCCCCCTTCCATCTTGCCGCCTGCCCTCAGGATGTTGTTCAAGCGGCCGGTTCCGGTGATTTGCTCGAACTGCTGATGCAGGGTGACCTCGCGGTTGGTCTTCTGGCGCGGGGCCCAGAAGGTGTCCTCGAATGTGACTTGGGTGAAGGGCACGGGTCGAAGCTTCATCGGTGTTCTCCTAGTTCTTGAGCTGATGCGCCGTCTGGGGACCAGGCGCTACTTCTCCATCCCGGCTCGCCTCCCTCCCCCACCCGCCAAATGTCCTGGGCTCAGCCTTCACCAGCTTCGCGGCCGCGTTAGCGATGTGCTGTGTGGCGCACCATAGGAACCTGCTGTTGCCCTTTAGCCGGCTCGGACGACTTCGGGTTCCGGCTTTTCCAGGTAGATGGTCGAGGTGCTGTCGTCGTAGGCGAGCAGCTCGGCGTAGCGGCCCCAGGCGATGGCTAGCTCCAACTGCCGCGCGGCATCTTCGGGCGGAAACTCCAGCTCCAGCGCTGCGAGCGTCACGTCGTACTCCAGCCGCTTGTCGTCGGCCGCCCTCAGGAGTCGTAGCAACCATCGGAACAGTGGCAGCCTGCGAAGCCGCATGGCGAAGATCTCCTTTCGCGCCAGGATGCTCGCCTCGGCAAAGGTGTCGCCTAGCGGTGTGGATGAGATGTCCCCCTGCGCCAGCGTGGCAAAGCCTAACAACTCGGCTGCCTCTGTTAGTGCCAGCAGATGATCGGAGTCCGCCTTGAGATCGGTCGCCAGACGGAAGATGTCGGCCTTACGCTCTGGCTCCTCTTGAAGCCGCTCCATCATACCGATCAGGTCGTCGATCTCGACGTCCGGCAGCGCACGTGTCCGCCCGGGCTCGCCCGGAGCCGTGCCCATCTCGAGGTACTCCGGCTGCGTCTGGCCGGCAAGCGTGGCATAGAGCTGGTCCACGATTTCCGCGAACGCTCGCGAGTGACGGTCGCGTGGGTGTGGTAGTGCGACGTTGATGTGTGCGATGATCCTGCCAGGGTCCTTATCCATCACCACGATTCGGTCTGCCATGAACACCGCTTCCTCGATGTTATGTGTCACCATCAGGATGGCCTTGGTAGGGATGTTACCACTGAGCCACAGTTCCATCAACTCGCCCCGAAGTGACTCCGCACTCAGTACGTCCAGCGCAGAGAATGGCTCATCGAGGCAGAGTAGCTCCGGCTCTACCGCCATGGCACGTGCAAACCCCGTCTTCTGGCGCATGCCACCGGAGAGCTCACGTGGGTAGGCAGTCTCGAACCCGTCCAGACCTACCATGTCCAGCAAGGAGATCGCTCGCTTCCTCCGCTCTTCGGCCGGCACACCGCGCGCTTGCAGCGCAACCTCTACGTTCTGTTGTACGTTCAGCCACGGGAAGAGTGCGAAGGTCTGAAAGACTATCGTGGAATGGGGATTGACTCCTACCAGAGGTTGTCCGCGGTAGATCACCTCACCCTCGGTGGGACGCTGTAGACCCGTCACGATTCGAAGGAGGGTGCTCTTGCCGCATCCCGACGGCCCGACGAGAAGCACGAACTCGCCTTCTTTGATGCCGAGGTTGATATCCTTGACCGCGACGAACTCCCGCCGCGTCCCCCGGTATCGCTGAGTAACGTCTTTCAACAGAACCAGACTGCTATCATTCGTCATACTACTACTCCAATCGGAACTGCCTCTCGGCCAGTCGGTACAATCTGCGCCAGAACAGCCTGTTGATCAAAACGACGGAGAGAACCATACTCAGCGTCGCTGCAAGGAGCAGAGGATAATCTCCCGCTGCCGTTGCCTTCGCAATAGTTGCGCCGATGCCGGTGGTGAAAAGAGTCCTGCCTCCGAACTCGACGTACTCCGCGACAATGCTCGCGTTCCATGCGCCGCCGCTTGCGGTGATGGCGCCTGTGACGAACGATGGGAAGATCGATGGTAGGATAAGGGTCTTCCAGCGCAGGCTCCTCGGCAATCCGAGCAGCGATGCAGTGAACTTCAGGTCCTGGGGCATCGCGCTCGCTCCAGCGATCACGTTGAACAGCAGATACCACTGAGTCCCCAACAGCATCAGCAGTATAGCAGCGATGTTCAGCCCACCGGGAAGTCCGAGCAGCACGAGTAGTAGCACTGGAAACAGCGCCGTGGCTGGGATTGCGGCCGCCGTCTGGGCAATCGGCTGGAGCCATGATGCTAGTTTTCGGTTGGTTCCGATGATCGCACCGACAGGCACCGTCCACGCCGTGGCTATGACTAGGGCCACGCCAACACGGGCGAACGTGGCAAAAAGTCCGATGCCTATCTCCACCCACTGCTCGGCGGTGACACGAATGATCATGTCACTCGTCCGATATGCACCCCAGATGAGCGCGATGACGAGAGCCATACCTAGTACGGTTCGCAAGAGTGGGTTCTGATCTCGAGCGGCTGTCACGGGACGCCGCGAATATCGTCGGTACATCCACGCATCCACTCGCTCGCCGAGTGACCGCAGCACGGCATTCGAAAACCATCGCACGATTCGAGAGTGGTGCAGAGTCTCGTAGGCCCAGGAGCGAGCGGGCATTTCGGACGTTATCATCTCCAGCTTGAACCGTTCCGCATACGCGAGCAGCGGCCGCCACACAAGCTGGTCGAGTAGAACGATCACCGCTACGAGTGCGACGAGCCCCCAGCACAATGCAGTTACGTTGCCTTCGTTTGCCGCAGTCTGGAGGTAACTTCCCAGACCCGCCAATCGGAAGTCTCGCGAGCCGACGGTGAACATCTCTGCTGCCATCAGGAAGAACCAGCCTCCGGACCAGCTCATGACGCTGTTCCAGATCAGCCCGATCGCGCCCGATGGAAGCTCTAGTTGCCGGAACCGTAGCCACGGGTTGAGGCCGAAGATGGCGCCGGCTTCGCGGAGCTCTCGCGGGACCGTCTTCAGAGACTGGTACCAGCTGAACGTCATGTTCCAGACCTGGCTGGTGAAGATCAGAACGACCGAGGCGATTTCAGCGGCGACGCGCTCAGGAAGAATGGCTGCAAACGCCACCAGAACCACGGGCAGGAACGACAGGATCGGGACGCTCTGGAGGACGTCTAGGATGGGAAGCAGCCACTGTTCGGCTCTTCGGCTTGCGGCAGCCGCCGATCCGTAGACGAGAGTGAACAGTAGCGACAGGGCGTAGGCCGCCGACATTCGCAGTGTAGACAGCACCGCGTAGAATGGAAGCGCGGAGGGAGAGAGGCTGATGCGCGGTCCCTGCACCACCTCGGGCGCCTGGCGAGCGAGCTCCGCGCCGATGTACACCAGCACGGCCAAACTTACCAGAACGACTGCATCGGCCGGAGTAGCCTGACGAATCAGTTCCGGACCGAAGCGGGGGATGAACCGACGCACGCCCTGCATCAGATCCTCTCCTGGCAGGGCGGAACCGAGCTAACGACGGAGCCCGCGAGGTATCGAGGTGCGAGGGCAACTGAACCCATCGTCAGCCCTCGACATGGGTTCTTCGAGCGTGCGTGTCTTGTGTGCGTGAACACTCATCGGGATGCCCTCCAGTGAGTCGAGAACTTTTGATGGTAAGCGAGCATCGGGCCCCGCTAGCGGAACCCGAACCGAATGGTCCGGAACGTCGCGCTCGAGCGGCGCGTCCGAGGTGAGATGAGTGTACTTGCCGCGACCGCCGTGGGTCAAGTCCCGCCGACGCCCCCTCGAGCTCGCTGCCGGTCGCCTGAGGGAAGACCGGTGATTCCCGGAGCGAGAGGGAGGGCGTGCGAGCTGCTCTATCCAGACCTCGAGGGGTCAGTGCCGGCGATAGAGAGCAGCTGTCGGCCCTGCTATGACCCGCCCGAAAATCGGTTGCTGTTACCCGTTCTCTACTCCACCTCGTAGGTTGCCGTCACAACCACGGTCGTCACCAGATCGCCTGGCTGGATCGTCACCTCCTCCGCATCTTCAGGCTCCGCACCAGGCTGCAGATCCACGGTAGTCTGTGCGTGGGGTGAAGCCGGTGCGTATCCGTAGTACCCGCCGTAGCGGCCGTAGTCGTAGGGATACCCTTCGTTGCACGATGTCAGGCGACCGAGTTTGCCACCGAGCGCCTTCGCGAGCTCTGCGGCTTTCTTGCGAGCCGTCTCCGCTGCCTTGCCGCGTCCCGCCGCCCGGATCTTACTGACGTCCTCCACCGAGTACACCAGTCCGCCGACGCGATTGGCGCCTACCTTTACCGCTGAGTCTACGATCTCGGCGACTCTGTTGAGATCCCGGATTCGCACGCGGAACGACTCCTCGCAATTCCACTTCTTAGCGTCCTGACTGCGAGGAATCCACTCCGACGCGAGAGCGAACCGCTGCGTCTTGATGTCCTTGCTCGACACACCTGCCTCGCCCAGGGTAGACAGGATTCTCGCGCAGGTAGACTTCACGTAATCCTTGGCCGCCTTCGCCGTCGTTTGCGATTGGTACACGCCGATCGTCACTTCGGCGAACTCGGGCTTCGTACGAACGATGCAAGTGCCAGTAGCGGTCACACCGATGGGCCGCCCGTACAGATCGGGCCCGACTGGGGTAGCTGCCTCGGCCTTCGCGGCGGGCCGGAGCATTGACCACCCAACCAAGGCAATCACTACCACGAAGACGACGTACAGGAAGCGCAGCAGCGCCTTCTGGAATTCGCTCATAGTTAGCCTCCTATCTGATGATGCGAGCCGTCCCGGACCGGGCGACCGATTGCAGGACTGTCAAGCTCCAGCCTCGCAGTCTCGACGTGCTGTCCCACCGCCCGCCCGTCGGAGGGCGTCGCAGCGCGACGTGGAGTATCTTCACCTGCGTCCCCATACCGTCAACACGCAGGCGAAATAGGCAGCCGTACCTGACCGGTCGCCTCGCAGGCCCGCGAGACGTTAGAACGAGGTGCACATGCTGAATCCGATGACAGCCAGTCTGCGGTCCGCGCCGCTAGCCCGTAGATCGGAATCGAGCAACTCGGTGAGAGACAAGGAGGTGCATAGGTTCCAGCCGGGTAGCAGTTCGTGCTCGAGCGCCATCTGCAGTGTGGCCGCGTTCCACGCGGCCTTCCCGACGCCCACGTACACATCGTTGAACTTGCGCGAACCGACCGACACGCCCACCGACACGTCGAGCGAGGTCCGAGTATCCATCTCGTATGAGTAGCACAGACCAATCTCGGTGTAGTGCGCGCCGCGGTAGTGGACAAAGTCCGCGGCATGGGAGACATATGTGGTAAAGGGCCCGACGGGATAGTGCAGCGACACCACCGCTTCACCAGTCGCCGGTGAGTCCGCCTGGTTAGGGTACGCGAAGAACTGGAGAGACGTCTCCACTCCCAGGTTTCCCGCATTCGTCTGATAGGACAGGAAAAGGTCCGCTTCGTTCAGCGAGGTGCCATCGCGTCGATCGAGACCGAAGTTTGCCCATCCGGTTGCTTCGAACGGGCCCGAGCCTACAGTTACTGAAGGCTGAAGAACCGGCCCCTCGCTCCACGCCAGTCCACGCCACACGTAGCGCGTGAAGAACTCCATTTGAACGCTTACAGCGGGTCTGACCGGCTCGTCCACATTCGCGTCG from Fimbriimonadia bacterium includes:
- a CDS encoding DMT family transporter, whose product is MSQRKDLAADSALLAVLAIWVGSFLVFKVAFHQFQPHAFNLARFTLMIPLAFATLWFSEGDLRLRRSDLRPMIVSGLLGFGIYQSLFISGLARTQASNMALLLSMTPVFSALILALFRLETVTRGQWAGIAISMAGVALFITKGGSLGQARLGPGDLMALGSSACFAAYGILNKPLLERMTPVRLMAYGLLIGIVPLIPVSLPDVMRQDWAAIDTSGWLLLAYATVFPVYLAYMLWNWAIARHGVIRTAPVSYLVPVFTGLAAWLFLGERLTAVQVLAGAVVLAGVGLTRSSPSSLAPVEE
- a CDS encoding glycoside hydrolase family 127 protein; the protein is MKLRPVPFTQVTFEDTFWAPRQKTNREVTLHQQFEQITGTGRLNNILRAGGKMEGGFEGYRFNDSDVYKWLEGAAYSLATHPDPKLEAAVNESIEAFEAAQEADGYLNSYFTVEHPEQKWQNLSMNHELYCAGHLFEAAVAHYEATGSRRLLDIAVKNADHIASIFGPGKRLGYCGHPEIELALFRLARATGDDKYRELAQFFIDARGSRPSPFEAELRDPNAPRNIVDWAGLWFKRGEYDGGYTQDHLPVREQSEVVGHAVRALYLFSGMADLYDWTKDETLLTALHRLWDNLTKKRMYVTGGVGPSASNEGFTRDYDLPNETAYAETCAAIALILWAHRMWLIEGKSEYADVMELALYNGFLSGISLDGTKYFYENPLASSGTHHRQEWFGCACCPPNIARLLASLGSYAYAVSGDEVWVALYIAGSVQVEIGGRKVVLRQETEYPWNGRVKLSVQCDGPAELGLHLRIPAWSCNAESLRAGGWHVSDGYATMRRVWSNSDSVEVDFGMTPEPVYANPLVRADTGRVAFRMGPIVYCAEQVDNGPGLPFVKVEPKVEARRGEVLGGVHLLDVDGVVVPPSAWEGKLYSPEVPPQTPKRLTLVPYCLWDNREPGEMEVWLPRR
- a CDS encoding AAA-associated domain-containing protein; the protein is MTNDSSLVLLKDVTQRYRGTRREFVAVKDINLGIKEGEFVLLVGPSGCGKSTLLRIVTGLQRPTEGEVIYRGQPLVGVNPHSTIVFQTFALFPWLNVQQNVEVALQARGVPAEERRKRAISLLDMVGLDGFETAYPRELSGGMRQKTGFARAMAVEPELLCLDEPFSALDVLSAESLRGELMELWLSGNIPTKAILMVTHNIEEAVFMADRIVVMDKDPGRIIAHINVALPHPRDRHSRAFAEIVDQLYATLAGQTQPEYLEMGTAPGEPGRTRALPDVEIDDLIGMMERLQEEPERKADIFRLATDLKADSDHLLALTEAAELLGFATLAQGDISSTPLGDTFAEASILARKEIFAMRLRRLPLFRWLLRLLRAADDKRLEYDVTLAALELEFPPEDAARQLELAIAWGRYAELLAYDDSTSTIYLEKPEPEVVRAG
- a CDS encoding ABC transporter permease subunit — protein: MQGVRRFIPRFGPELIRQATPADAVVLVSLAVLVYIGAELARQAPEVVQGPRISLSPSALPFYAVLSTLRMSAAYALSLLFTLVYGSAAAASRRAEQWLLPILDVLQSVPILSFLPVVLVAFAAILPERVAAEIASVVLIFTSQVWNMTFSWYQSLKTVPRELREAGAIFGLNPWLRFRQLELPSGAIGLIWNSVMSWSGGWFFLMAAEMFTVGSRDFRLAGLGSYLQTAANEGNVTALCWGLVALVAVIVLLDQLVWRPLLAYAERFKLEMITSEMPARSWAYETLHHSRIVRWFSNAVLRSLGERVDAWMYRRYSRRPVTAARDQNPLLRTVLGMALVIALIWGAYRTSDMIIRVTAEQWVEIGIGLFATFARVGVALVIATAWTVPVGAIIGTNRKLASWLQPIAQTAAAIPATALFPVLLLVLLGLPGGLNIAAILLMLLGTQWYLLFNVIAGASAMPQDLKFTASLLGLPRSLRWKTLILPSIFPSFVTGAITASGGAWNASIVAEYVEFGGRTLFTTGIGATIAKATAAGDYPLLLAATLSMVLSVVLINRLFWRRLYRLAERQFRLE
- a CDS encoding SIMPL domain-containing protein; translation: MSEFQKALLRFLYVVFVVVIALVGWSMLRPAAKAEAATPVGPDLYGRPIGVTATGTCIVRTKPEFAEVTIGVYQSQTTAKAAKDYVKSTCARILSTLGEAGVSSKDIKTQRFALASEWIPRSQDAKKWNCEESFRVRIRDLNRVAEIVDSAVKVGANRVGGLVYSVEDVSKIRAAGRGKAAETARKKAAELAKALGGKLGRLTSCNEGYPYDYGRYGGYYGYAPASPHAQTTVDLQPGAEPEDAEEVTIQPGDLVTTVVVTATYEVE
- a CDS encoding MipA/OmpV family protein, whose amino-acid sequence is MTRRTRRYKPNSVLPVVWLSLSAVCSASAADANVDEPVRPAVSVQMEFFTRYVWRGLAWSEGPVLQPSVTVGSGPFEATGWANFGLDRRDGTSLNEADLFLSYQTNAGNLGVETSLQFFAYPNQADSPATGEAVVSLHYPVGPFTTYVSHAADFVHYRGAHYTEIGLCYSYEMDTRTSLDVSVGVSVGSRKFNDVYVGVGKAAWNAATLQMALEHELLPGWNLCTSLSLTELLDSDLRASGADRRLAVIGFSMCTSF